A single genomic interval of Panthera tigris isolate Pti1 chromosome E3, P.tigris_Pti1_mat1.1, whole genome shotgun sequence harbors:
- the LCMT1 gene encoding leucine carboxyl methyltransferase 1 isoform X2 codes for MLLYARGDSTLKALRIYLRKQQSSQERKQTESLFRFAVSIGYWHDPYIQHFVRLSKERKAPEINRGYFARVHGVSQLIKAFLQKTECHCQILNLGAGMDTTFWRLKDEDLLPSKYFEVDFPMIVTRKLHSIKYKPFLLQPIIELHSEDTLQIDGHLLDSKRYAIIGADLRDLPDLEEKLKKCNMNPQLPTLLITECVLVYMTPEQSANLLKWAANSFETAMFINYEQVNMDDRFGQIMIENLRRRQCDLAGVETCKSLESQKERLLSNGWETASAVNMMEVYSRLPQAEASRIESLEFLDEMELLEQLMKHYCLCWASKGGSELGLKEITY; via the exons gtgattcaacacttaaggCCTTGCGGATCTACTTAAGAAAGCAACAGAGctcacaagaaaggaaacaaactgaaAGTCTGTTTAG GTTTGCAGTAAGCATTGGCTACTGGCATGACCCTTACATCCAGCATTTTGTAAGACTGTCTAAGGAGAGGAAGGCCCCCGAAATTAACAGAG gatATTTTGCTCGCGTCCATGGCGTCAGTCAGCTTATAAAGGCATTTCTACAGAAGACAGAATGTCACTGTCAGATTCTAAATCTTGGGGCTGGGATGGATACCACCTTCTGGAGActaaag GATGAAGATCTTCTcccaagtaaatattttgaagtggACTTTCCCATGATAGTCACGAGAAAGCTGCACAGCATCAA ATACAAGCCTTTCTTACTACAACCCATTATAGAATTACATTCAGAGGACACACTGCAAATTG ATGGACACCTGTTGGATTCAAAGAGATATGCCATTATTGGAGCAGATCTCCGAGATTTACCTGATCTCGAAGAGAAGCTAAAGAAATGTAACATGAATCCACA attGCCGACACTGCTGATAACGGAATGTGTGCTGGTTTACATGACTCCGGAGCAGTCGGCCAACCTTCTCAAGTGGGCAGCTAACAGTTTTGAGACAGCTATGTTCATAAACTACGAACAG gtGAACATGGACGACCGGTTCGGACAGATCATGATCGAAAACCTGCGGAGGCGACAATGTGACCTGGCGGGAGTGGAGACCTGCAAGTCATTAGAGTCACAG AAAGAACGGCTCCTGTCGAATGGGTGGGAAACAGCATCAGCCGTCAACATGATGGAAGTCTACAGCAGATTGCCTCAAGCTGAAGCGAGCAG AATAGAGTCACTTGAATTCCTGGATGAAATGGAGCTGCTCGAACAGCTCATGAAACATTACTGCCTTTGTTGGGCAAGCAAAGGAGGAAGTGAACTAG GTTTGAAGGAAATCACTTACTAA
- the LCMT1 gene encoding leucine carboxyl methyltransferase 1 isoform X3 — protein sequence MQPCQCPWRPEGQYCVETHRFAVSIGYWHDPYIQHFVRLSKERKAPEINRGYFARVHGVSQLIKAFLQKTECHCQILNLGAGMDTTFWRLKDEDLLPSKYFEVDFPMIVTRKLHSIKYKPFLLQPIIELHSEDTLQIDGHLLDSKRYAIIGADLRDLPDLEEKLKKCNMNPQLPTLLITECVLVYMTPEQSANLLKWAANSFETAMFINYEQVNMDDRFGQIMIENLRRRQCDLAGVETCKSLESQKERLLSNGWETASAVNMMEVYSRLPQAEASRIESLEFLDEMELLEQLMKHYCLCWASKGGSELGLKEITY from the exons ATGCAGCCTTGCCAATGCCCTTGGCGGCCCGAAGGTCAATATTGTGTGGAAACTCACAG GTTTGCAGTAAGCATTGGCTACTGGCATGACCCTTACATCCAGCATTTTGTAAGACTGTCTAAGGAGAGGAAGGCCCCCGAAATTAACAGAG gatATTTTGCTCGCGTCCATGGCGTCAGTCAGCTTATAAAGGCATTTCTACAGAAGACAGAATGTCACTGTCAGATTCTAAATCTTGGGGCTGGGATGGATACCACCTTCTGGAGActaaag GATGAAGATCTTCTcccaagtaaatattttgaagtggACTTTCCCATGATAGTCACGAGAAAGCTGCACAGCATCAA ATACAAGCCTTTCTTACTACAACCCATTATAGAATTACATTCAGAGGACACACTGCAAATTG ATGGACACCTGTTGGATTCAAAGAGATATGCCATTATTGGAGCAGATCTCCGAGATTTACCTGATCTCGAAGAGAAGCTAAAGAAATGTAACATGAATCCACA attGCCGACACTGCTGATAACGGAATGTGTGCTGGTTTACATGACTCCGGAGCAGTCGGCCAACCTTCTCAAGTGGGCAGCTAACAGTTTTGAGACAGCTATGTTCATAAACTACGAACAG gtGAACATGGACGACCGGTTCGGACAGATCATGATCGAAAACCTGCGGAGGCGACAATGTGACCTGGCGGGAGTGGAGACCTGCAAGTCATTAGAGTCACAG AAAGAACGGCTCCTGTCGAATGGGTGGGAAACAGCATCAGCCGTCAACATGATGGAAGTCTACAGCAGATTGCCTCAAGCTGAAGCGAGCAG AATAGAGTCACTTGAATTCCTGGATGAAATGGAGCTGCTCGAACAGCTCATGAAACATTACTGCCTTTGTTGGGCAAGCAAAGGAGGAAGTGAACTAG GTTTGAAGGAAATCACTTACTAA